The following are encoded in a window of Bacteroidales bacterium genomic DNA:
- a CDS encoding nucleoside deaminase, with product MTREESFMNEAIQMSQESVKNGGGPFGAVIVKNDKIIAKASNNVTQENDPTAHAEVTAIRSAAKKLNTFNLSGCEIYTSCEPCPMCLGAIYWARLDKIYFANTKADAKDIGFDDSFIYKEIELPVDKRSIPNIQIMRHEALKVFKEWEEKEDKIEY from the coding sequence ATGACAAGAGAGGAAAGTTTTATGAATGAGGCTATTCAAATGTCTCAAGAAAGCGTAAAAAACGGAGGCGGCCCCTTTGGTGCCGTGATTGTAAAAAACGATAAAATAATTGCCAAAGCTTCAAATAATGTTACTCAAGAAAATGACCCCACGGCACATGCCGAAGTAACTGCAATTCGTTCAGCTGCAAAAAAATTAAATACCTTTAACTTATCCGGTTGCGAAATCTATACTTCATGCGAACCTTGCCCAATGTGTCTCGGTGCAATATATTGGGCTCGCTTGGATAAAATATACTTTGCCAATACAAAAGCTGATGCTAAAGATATTGGATTTGATGATTCTTTTATTTATAAAGAAATTGAATTGCCCGTTGATAAAAGAAGCATACCCAATATTCAAATCATGAGGCACGAAGCACTTAAAGTGTTTAAAGAGTGGGAAGAAAAGGAAGATAAAATTGAGTATTAA
- a CDS encoding NifU family protein — MNNSEKNTYISRINEVLDVVRPYLNADGGDIEFVDLTEDLTVKVILKGACHSCPMSAQTLKFGVENALKNAIPEIKEVVAV; from the coding sequence ATGAATAATTCAGAAAAAAACACATATATCAGCAGGATAAATGAAGTCTTAGACGTGGTCAGGCCATATCTTAATGCTGACGGAGGAGATATTGAATTTGTTGATCTGACAGAAGACCTGACAGTTAAGGTTATTCTTAAAGGGGCTTGCCATTCATGCCCGATGAGTGCTCAAACATTAAAATTCGGTGTTGAAAATGCGCTCAAAAATGCAATTCCGGAAATTAAAGAAGTTGTGGCGGTTTAG
- a CDS encoding Mrp/NBP35 family ATP-binding protein has translation MKYSIDEVLKVLSAIKDPDSGKDIVSLNFVNSLIIEDNKISFKLNIPKANPFLKSIEKACKKTLHTELSADLKIETDSTSKIEVKKISIGRTDEQKILPGVKNILAVASGKGGVGKSTVAVNLAVSLAKTGAKVGLLDADVYGPSVPKMLGVEKARPNVKKLNGKDVIVPIESQGIKMLSIGFFVNPEDAMIWRGPMASNAINQFIKDADWGDLDYFIIDLPPGTGDVHLTIVQAMPVTAAVIVSTPQQVALADAVRGVTMFRTDKIEVPVIGFIENMSWFTPEELPDNKYYIFGKDGLKDLAERMDIPLLGQIPLVQSIRESGDEGKPVSLDENSAVGKAFVELAKNVAEKIEKRNENSDPTKKVEIDPDASCSV, from the coding sequence ATGAAGTATAGTATTGACGAAGTACTGAAAGTCCTTTCAGCAATTAAAGATCCTGACAGCGGTAAAGATATAGTGAGTTTAAATTTTGTTAATTCATTGATAATTGAGGATAACAAAATATCATTTAAATTAAATATTCCGAAAGCAAATCCTTTTTTAAAATCAATTGAAAAAGCATGCAAAAAAACTCTTCACACTGAATTATCAGCAGATTTGAAAATAGAGACAGATTCAACATCCAAAATTGAGGTAAAAAAAATAAGTATCGGCAGAACCGATGAGCAAAAAATACTTCCCGGAGTTAAAAACATTTTAGCCGTTGCCTCCGGTAAGGGTGGTGTCGGGAAATCTACTGTTGCCGTAAATCTGGCAGTTTCATTGGCAAAAACCGGAGCAAAAGTCGGATTGTTGGATGCAGACGTTTACGGACCTTCCGTACCAAAAATGTTGGGAGTAGAAAAGGCACGGCCGAATGTAAAAAAGCTTAACGGTAAAGATGTTATTGTACCTATTGAAAGCCAAGGTATAAAAATGTTATCGATCGGCTTTTTTGTAAATCCGGAAGATGCAATGATATGGAGAGGCCCAATGGCTTCAAATGCAATAAATCAATTTATAAAAGATGCTGATTGGGGTGATTTAGATTATTTTATTATTGATTTACCTCCGGGTACCGGAGATGTTCATTTAACAATTGTTCAAGCTATGCCTGTAACTGCAGCTGTAATTGTCAGTACTCCTCAACAAGTTGCTTTGGCTGATGCTGTAAGAGGAGTTACAATGTTCAGAACTGATAAAATTGAAGTTCCGGTTATCGGATTCATTGAAAATATGTCGTGGTTTACACCTGAAGAATTACCGGATAATAAATATTATATTTTCGGAAAAGACGGATTAAAAGATTTGGCAGAGCGAATGGATATTCCTCTCTTAGGTCAGATTCCTCTTGTTCAAAGCATCAGAGAATCAGGAGATGAAGGGAAACCGGTTTCATTAGATGAAAATTCGGCAGTTGGAAAAGCATTTGTTGAATTGGCAAAAAATGTAGCTGAAAAAATTGAAAAAAGAAATGAAAATTCAGACCCGACAAAAAAAGTTGAAATTGATCCTGATGCAAGTTGTTCCGTATAG
- a CDS encoding MGMT family protein, with protein sequence MVSNFFEKVYDITRKIPYGKVTSYGSIAKHTGSAKSARMVGWALNKSELQNPPVPAHRVVNRNGLLTGKNNFANMNTMQELLESEGVKVANNRVIDFEKHFWNPE encoded by the coding sequence ATGGTTTCTAATTTTTTTGAAAAAGTATATGATATAACACGGAAAATTCCTTACGGTAAAGTAACAAGTTACGGAAGCATTGCAAAACACACAGGGTCTGCAAAATCTGCTCGAATGGTTGGTTGGGCGCTGAATAAATCAGAACTTCAAAATCCGCCTGTTCCTGCTCACAGGGTTGTAAACAGAAACGGACTTCTTACCGGAAAAAATAATTTTGCAAATATGAATACAATGCAAGAACTTCTTGAAAGTGAGGGAGTAAAAGTTGCAAACAACAGAGTTATTGATTTTGAAAAACATTTTTGGAACCCGGAATAA
- a CDS encoding rhomboid family intramembrane serine protease, whose protein sequence is MSKIQDEIIKTFKKGSMLTKLIYINVGAFIVLYFVFLFFDKLQTYFAVPGTFKELIYQPWSVVTYQFIHGGLWHLLINMLWLFWFGRLFLNYFNEKQLLAVYLLGGFVGAFFHLLINNFLPEANQVPIIGASGAVMSVVFAVVAFKPDYSINLLFIGQVKIKYIAIFVLILDIMGLAGNAKNGMSGSDGIAHIAHMGGSAFGLWFGYSMRNGKDITRSFNNFLNNFFSWFSTDQSDRKRTKMKATKGDLFTKPKSDWDYNKDKADERKEVDRILDKISKKGYGSLSKKEKDFLFQQKDKK, encoded by the coding sequence ATGAGCAAAATACAAGACGAAATAATAAAGACCTTTAAAAAAGGGTCAATGTTAACAAAGCTGATATATATAAATGTGGGTGCATTTATTGTATTATATTTTGTGTTTTTATTTTTTGATAAATTACAAACCTATTTTGCCGTACCGGGAACATTTAAGGAGTTAATCTATCAGCCGTGGTCTGTTGTTACTTACCAATTTATTCACGGCGGTCTTTGGCATCTTCTGATAAACATGTTATGGCTTTTCTGGTTTGGCCGTTTGTTCTTGAATTATTTTAACGAGAAACAACTGTTGGCTGTTTATTTACTGGGTGGATTTGTCGGTGCTTTTTTTCATTTACTGATCAATAATTTTCTTCCGGAGGCAAACCAAGTTCCGATTATTGGTGCGTCAGGTGCTGTAATGTCAGTTGTATTTGCTGTTGTTGCTTTTAAACCGGACTATTCAATTAATTTATTATTTATTGGTCAAGTAAAAATTAAGTATATAGCAATTTTTGTTCTTATTCTTGATATTATGGGATTAGCCGGAAATGCAAAAAACGGCATGAGCGGTTCTGACGGAATTGCTCATATTGCCCATATGGGAGGTTCTGCATTCGGTTTGTGGTTTGGTTACAGCATGCGAAACGGAAAAGACATTACCAGATCTTTTAATAATTTTCTGAACAATTTTTTTTCTTGGTTTTCTACAGATCAAAGCGACAGAAAACGTACAAAAATGAAAGCAACAAAAGGCGATCTTTTTACAAAACCGAAATCGGACTGGGATTATAATAAGGATAAAGCAGACGAAAGGAAAGAAGTTGACAGAATTTTAGATAAGATATCAAAAAAAGGTTACGGAAGTTTGTCTAAAAAAGAAAAGGATTTCTTATTTCAGCAAAAAGATAAAAAGTAA
- a CDS encoding rhomboid family intramembrane serine protease has product MNGRRNILANIPPATKGLLIINIAMLVLTQLLAYAQVTDLNRQLGLFYFESEFFKPYQIITHMFMHGGFMHLLFNMYALWLFGQIIEKVWGSKRFLIYYFVTGLGAAALHTLVNYFQIESIISTMSPEQIEFVLQNGGKEAMKGLNWTDSQLGGYNGILNFPTVGASGAVFGILLAFGMLFPNTELQLMFIPIPIKAKYFVIGYGVLELFLGVGNFEGDNIAHYAHLGGMVFGFILIKIWGKGNSQGNNFYRQH; this is encoded by the coding sequence ATGAACGGAAGACGAAACATATTAGCAAATATTCCTCCGGCAACCAAGGGTTTGCTGATTATTAATATTGCAATGCTCGTATTAACCCAATTACTCGCATATGCACAGGTTACTGACTTAAACCGGCAACTTGGTTTGTTTTATTTTGAATCTGAATTTTTTAAACCATATCAGATCATAACTCATATGTTTATGCACGGCGGGTTTATGCATCTTTTATTCAATATGTATGCATTATGGTTATTCGGACAAATTATTGAGAAGGTATGGGGATCGAAACGATTTTTAATTTATTATTTTGTTACCGGTTTGGGTGCTGCGGCTTTGCATACTTTAGTCAATTATTTTCAAATTGAATCAATTATCAGCACAATGAGTCCTGAACAAATTGAATTTGTTCTCCAAAACGGAGGTAAGGAAGCAATGAAAGGATTAAACTGGACTGATTCGCAACTTGGAGGGTATAACGGAATATTGAATTTCCCGACTGTCGGTGCATCAGGAGCAGTATTCGGAATTTTATTAGCCTTTGGAATGTTGTTTCCTAATACAGAATTACAACTGATGTTTATTCCGATTCCGATTAAGGCAAAATATTTTGTGATTGGTTACGGGGTTTTAGAATTGTTTTTAGGTGTAGGAAACTTTGAAGGTGATAATATAGCACACTATGCACATCTCGGAGGAATGGTCTTCGGGTTTATATTAATAAAAATTTGGGGCAAAGGCAATTCTCAAGGAAATAATTTTTACCGACAACATTAA
- a CDS encoding permease-like cell division protein FtsX, translating into MEPKQKKNSVWRVRGAYFLSVVSITMVLLMLGLVALMVFNAKKLSDYAKKNIGFTVFIENDTKQAEIDRLENALQIADYSVSAEFVSKEQAALIMKEELGKDFTKILGYNSLPNSIEVKLQPEYTSEDSIIVIKNRLHRFTFIKDIYYQKSLVSFINENIRKMSSVGLVITAFLLMIAVSLINNTVRLSIFSKRLLIRTAQLVGATGTYIRKPFVTKSVFSGIISASMSSLILAGTILLLQENFGDIITVQGLIEIVVFIFVFGIIITGFSGRFAVNKYLRLKTDDLHFEY; encoded by the coding sequence ATGGAACCGAAACAAAAAAAGAATTCTGTTTGGAGAGTTCGAGGTGCATATTTCCTTTCCGTTGTCAGTATTACAATGGTTTTACTTATGTTAGGACTTGTTGCTTTAATGGTTTTTAATGCCAAAAAGCTTTCAGATTATGCTAAGAAAAATATCGGATTTACTGTTTTTATTGAAAATGATACTAAACAGGCTGAAATCGACCGACTTGAAAATGCTTTACAAATTGCCGATTATTCAGTTTCAGCAGAATTTGTTTCTAAAGAACAAGCAGCATTGATAATGAAAGAAGAACTCGGTAAAGATTTTACAAAAATACTGGGATACAACTCATTACCAAACTCTATTGAAGTTAAACTACAACCGGAATATACTTCAGAAGACAGTATTATTGTAATAAAAAACAGACTTCACAGATTTACATTTATTAAAGATATTTATTATCAAAAATCATTAGTATCATTTATTAATGAAAACATAAGGAAAATGAGTTCTGTTGGTCTTGTCATTACTGCATTTTTACTTATGATAGCCGTAAGTTTAATTAATAACACAGTAAGGTTATCCATTTTCTCAAAACGTCTGTTAATAAGAACAGCCCAATTGGTAGGAGCAACCGGAACATATATCCGGAAACCCTTTGTAACAAAAAGCGTTTTTTCCGGAATTATTAGTGCTTCAATGTCTTCTCTTATCCTTGCCGGAACAATACTGTTACTGCAAGAAAATTTTGGTGATATAATTACTGTTCAAGGACTTATTGAGATTGTAGTATTTATCTTTGTTTTCGGTATTATTATCACCGGATTTTCAGGAAGATTTGCAGTTAATAAATATTTAAGATTAAAAACTGATGATCTTCATTTTGAATATTAA
- a CDS encoding DUF3098 domain-containing protein, translating into MKDNSEKFGFALSKQNYYLLAIGFVIIIIGFLLMIGGGSEDPNVFNEEELFSFRRITLAPIVILAGFVFEIYAIMKKPKDKEEEK; encoded by the coding sequence ATGAAAGATAATTCAGAAAAATTTGGTTTTGCTTTAAGCAAACAGAACTATTATCTTCTTGCAATCGGATTTGTTATTATAATAATCGGATTTTTATTGATGATAGGCGGAGGATCCGAAGACCCCAATGTTTTTAACGAAGAAGAGTTGTTTAGTTTCAGAAGAATTACATTGGCTCCTATTGTAATACTGGCAGGTTTTGTTTTTGAAATCTATGCCATTATGAAAAAACCGAAAGATAAAGAAGAAGAAAAATAA
- a CDS encoding undecaprenyl-diphosphate phosphatase: MDWLEALILGIIQGLTEFLPVSSSGHLEIGKEILNVEAKENMLFTIVVHGATVLSTIVVLRKDIINIFSGIFKFKNNPETHYVLKLFISMIPVIIIGLLFKDEIEGFFNQNLLFVGLMLLVTASLLAFTYYSKPKDKDVSYKNSFIIGIAQAVAVLPGISRSGATIATGLLSGVSKEKAAKFSFLMVLIPIIAANIKSITDGDISAATDISPVVLLVGFFAAFISGLTACNWMLKIVKKGKLVYFAVYCAVIGLTVVAYSQFIA, from the coding sequence ATGGATTGGTTAGAAGCCCTTATTCTCGGCATTATTCAGGGATTAACTGAATTTTTACCCGTCAGCAGCAGCGGACATCTTGAGATAGGAAAAGAAATACTAAACGTAGAAGCAAAAGAAAATATGCTTTTCACAATAGTTGTTCACGGAGCAACTGTGCTGAGTACAATTGTTGTTTTAAGGAAAGACATCATTAATATTTTTTCAGGTATTTTTAAATTTAAAAATAATCCTGAAACACATTATGTCCTGAAACTTTTCATTTCCATGATTCCGGTCATAATTATCGGTTTGCTTTTTAAAGATGAAATTGAAGGTTTTTTTAATCAAAATCTTCTTTTCGTAGGATTAATGCTTTTGGTAACTGCGAGTTTATTGGCTTTTACTTATTATTCCAAACCGAAAGATAAAGATGTTTCATACAAAAATTCATTTATAATAGGCATTGCACAAGCAGTAGCAGTATTACCCGGTATTTCTCGTTCCGGAGCAACAATAGCAACAGGTTTATTATCCGGTGTCAGCAAAGAGAAAGCTGCAAAATTTTCTTTTTTAATGGTACTTATTCCGATTATTGCCGCTAATATTAAGAGTATAACAGACGGAGATATTTCAGCAGCAACCGATATTAGTCCGGTTGTTCTTTTAGTCGGTTTCTTTGCAGCATTTATTTCCGGTTTAACAGCCTGTAATTGGATGTTGAAAATTGTAAAAAAAGGCAAATTAGTTTATTTTGCCGTATATTGTGCAGTTATCGGTTTAACAGTTGTTGCATATTCTCAGTTTATTGCATAA
- the truB gene encoding tRNA pseudouridine(55) synthase TruB — translation MINPATDFLTGELILIDKFKEWTSFDVVNKIRSQIKYRRNIPKIKVGHAGTLDPLATGLLIICTGKKTKELHKYQAAKKEYIAKIKLGETTPSLDLETEVDKQFPIDNITEKQVISVIDGFIGEQEQMPPVYSAKRVNGKRAYKSARKGESIDLKPVTINIFDIKIINLDLPIIELKIICSKGTYIRAIAGDIGTTLKNGAHLIDLRRTKIGDFCVEDAISVEQFEKML, via the coding sequence ATGATAAACCCGGCTACTGATTTTTTGACAGGAGAGCTTATCTTAATTGACAAATTCAAAGAATGGACATCCTTTGATGTTGTTAATAAAATCAGAAGTCAAATTAAATATCGAAGAAATATTCCAAAAATTAAAGTCGGACATGCAGGAACATTAGATCCGCTTGCAACCGGTTTGTTAATTATTTGCACCGGTAAAAAAACAAAAGAATTACATAAATATCAAGCAGCAAAAAAAGAATATATTGCAAAAATAAAATTAGGAGAAACAACACCTTCATTAGATCTTGAAACAGAGGTTGACAAACAATTTCCAATTGATAATATCACAGAAAAACAAGTAATTAGTGTTATTGACGGTTTTATTGGAGAACAAGAACAAATGCCTCCTGTTTATTCTGCAAAAAGGGTTAACGGAAAAAGAGCATATAAAAGTGCCAGAAAAGGAGAATCTATTGATCTTAAGCCCGTTACAATAAACATATTTGATATTAAAATAATTAATCTTGATTTACCGATTATTGAACTGAAAATTATATGCAGTAAAGGAACATACATTAGAGCAATTGCCGGAGATATTGGCACTACACTAAAAAACGGAGCACATCTTATTGATTTACGAAGGACTAAGATTGGTGATTTTTGTGTAGAAGATGCAATTTCTGTTGAACAATTCGAAAAAATGTTGTAA
- the queA gene encoding tRNA preQ1(34) S-adenosylmethionine ribosyltransferase-isomerase QueA, whose product MKLSQFIYELPQDHIAQYPAKNRDDSRLMVLHKDSGKIEHKIFKDVINYFDADDIFVFNNTRVFPARLKGIKEKTGAKIEVFLLRELNRKQRLWDVLVSPARKIRIGNKLYFGDSETLVAEVIDNTTSRGRTLRFLFDGEYEEFKKTLTELGETPLPGFIGRPTEPEDSERYQTVFAEQEGAVAAPTAGMHFSKILLKKFEIKGIKTTAITLHVGLGNFRNINVEDLSKHKMDNEQININDDVADIINDTKSKKQRVCAVGTSVIRTLESATTVTGLLKSYEGWTNKFIFPPYEFSIPSAMITNFHMPKSIPLMSAAAFGGFKKTMKAYNEALKKGYKFGSYGDAMLII is encoded by the coding sequence ATGAAGCTTTCACAATTTATATACGAGTTACCGCAAGATCATATTGCACAATATCCCGCAAAAAACAGAGATGATTCACGATTAATGGTATTACACAAAGATTCCGGGAAAATTGAACATAAAATATTCAAAGATGTCATTAATTATTTTGATGCAGATGATATTTTTGTTTTCAATAATACACGTGTTTTTCCTGCAAGATTAAAAGGAATAAAAGAAAAAACAGGAGCAAAAATTGAAGTTTTCCTTTTGAGAGAACTTAACAGAAAACAAAGACTTTGGGATGTCCTTGTCAGTCCTGCAAGAAAAATAAGAATAGGTAATAAATTATATTTCGGAGATTCAGAAACTCTTGTTGCAGAAGTAATAGACAATACAACATCAAGAGGAAGAACATTAAGATTCCTTTTTGACGGTGAGTACGAAGAATTCAAAAAAACCTTGACAGAACTTGGTGAAACACCTCTGCCCGGTTTTATCGGCAGACCGACAGAACCTGAAGACAGTGAACGCTATCAAACTGTTTTTGCAGAACAAGAAGGTGCAGTTGCTGCACCTACAGCCGGTATGCATTTCAGTAAAATTCTTTTAAAGAAATTTGAAATTAAGGGAATTAAAACAACTGCTATTACATTACATGTCGGTTTGGGAAATTTTCGAAATATTAATGTTGAAGATCTTTCCAAGCATAAAATGGATAACGAACAAATCAACATTAATGATGACGTTGCAGATATTATTAATGATACAAAGAGCAAGAAGCAACGTGTCTGTGCTGTCGGAACATCTGTAATAAGAACACTCGAAAGTGCAACAACTGTTACCGGGCTTCTTAAATCATACGAGGGGTGGACCAATAAATTCATTTTTCCGCCTTATGAATTCAGTATTCCTTCTGCAATGATTACTAATTTTCATATGCCAAAATCAATTCCCTTAATGTCAGCAGCTGCATTCGGCGGTTTTAAGAAAACAATGAAAGCATACAATGAAGCTTTAAAAAAAGGATATAAATTCGGCTCTTACGGCGATGCTATGTTGATAATCTAA
- the lpxK gene encoding tetraacyldisaccharide 4'-kinase → MKILKALLLYPVSIIYRIVVNIRNTMFDLNILKSKEFDIPVISVGNITVGGTGKTPITEYLISLLKTKFQLAVLSRGYKRKTKGFVLADKNSTVQTIGDEPLQIKLKFPEITVAVCESRVKGIQNLINSDKTIDLVILDDAFQHRYVKPGLSVLLIDYTQAFLKDHYLPYGRLRENPAQRHRADIIFITKAPKDIKPIDMRIMATTLTLKPYQTLYFSMIDYKGLMPVFNNELFSLDSETLKSKNYSILLVTGIGNPKPLENYCKTLSKDIRTLKFPDHYKYEVKDLKKILKAFNEINNNNKIIVTTEKDAIRLRTPDINDDHFKKQFFYYPIEMKILNNEKKDLDRQILSSVNKGKDQYRFLTTVRQY, encoded by the coding sequence ATGAAAATATTAAAGGCCTTATTATTGTATCCTGTTTCAATTATTTACCGTATTGTTGTAAATATCAGGAATACAATGTTTGACCTTAATATCTTAAAATCAAAAGAATTTGATATTCCGGTGATCTCCGTTGGTAATATTACCGTCGGAGGTACCGGAAAAACACCGATCACTGAATATTTGATAAGTCTGTTAAAAACAAAATTTCAATTAGCAGTTTTAAGCAGGGGTTATAAAAGAAAAACTAAAGGTTTTGTTTTAGCAGATAAAAATTCTACCGTTCAAACAATCGGTGATGAACCTCTTCAAATTAAATTAAAATTTCCTGAAATTACTGTTGCTGTTTGTGAAAGCAGAGTAAAAGGAATTCAAAACCTGATTAATTCCGATAAAACTATTGATCTTGTAATTTTAGACGATGCCTTTCAACACAGATATGTAAAACCGGGGTTGTCTGTATTATTGATAGACTACACACAAGCTTTTCTGAAAGATCATTATTTACCTTACGGCAGATTAAGAGAAAACCCTGCTCAAAGGCACCGAGCTGATATTATTTTTATTACAAAAGCACCAAAAGACATAAAGCCCATTGATATGCGGATTATGGCAACAACCTTAACATTAAAGCCATACCAAACATTGTATTTTTCAATGATTGATTATAAAGGTTTAATGCCTGTTTTTAATAATGAATTATTTTCTTTAGATTCAGAAACATTGAAAAGCAAAAACTATTCAATTTTGTTAGTAACAGGAATCGGAAATCCAAAACCTCTTGAAAATTATTGTAAAACCCTAAGTAAAGACATCAGAACATTAAAATTTCCGGATCATTACAAATATGAAGTGAAAGATTTGAAGAAAATATTGAAAGCGTTTAATGAAATTAATAATAATAATAAAATTATTGTAACCACAGAAAAAGATGCAATTCGTTTAAGAACACCGGACATTAATGATGATCATTTTAAAAAACAATTCTTTTATTATCCGATTGAAATGAAGATTTTAAATAATGAAAAAAAAGATTTGGACAGACAGATATTGAGTTCTGTAAATAAGGGAAAAGATCAATACAGATTTTTAACTACAGTAAGACAATATTGA
- the sppA gene encoding signal peptide peptidase SppA: protein MKGFFNYVLASMLGTFLLIVVLGIINVIIMLGMMSAIGSLSDDKKEISEKAILHLDFKTPVADRSSAKPNLSTFELDKTVSLRSFTETIKKAKEDDRIKGIFLDLSTVNVGMASIEEIRNVLLDFKSSEKFIIAHADYYSHKSYYLATVADNIYLTPEGRIQFSGLSAQIMFFKSMLEKIGIEPEIIRHGKFKSAVEPFMLDEISEANREQTLKYVGSVWNTIIKGIEKEREISADQLNLYADSLMISNSKTAKTLNFVDDLKFKDQILAELETLSGIEKDEDEELDLVDLMRYMTDNKNFNDILNPSENRIAIIYAEGAIVSGSGGDDQIGSETLSEAIREAREDENVKAIVLRINSPGGSALASVVIWREIVLAEKEKPVIVSMGDVAASGGYFIACAADTIVSQPNSITGSIGVFGLLFNAKELMNDIGININAVNTNKYSDFGSPARKMSDFERAVIQNSVEEIYQKFITKVSEGRGLTLEEVDEIGQGRVWSGEDALEIGLVDIMGGLQTAVDLAAEMSGLEEYSIKTYPEKDKLTLIIESMLGDAKSFFVEEELGEAYIYYKRMKDVTKIQGIQMRMPYYVDIK from the coding sequence ATGAAAGGATTTTTTAATTATGTTCTTGCAAGTATGTTAGGAACATTTCTTCTGATAGTGGTACTTGGTATTATTAATGTAATAATTATGCTGGGAATGATGTCTGCAATCGGCTCACTTTCAGACGATAAAAAAGAAATATCAGAAAAAGCGATTTTACATCTTGACTTTAAAACTCCTGTTGCAGACAGGTCTTCTGCAAAACCAAATTTATCAACGTTTGAACTTGATAAAACCGTGAGTTTAAGAAGTTTTACGGAAACAATAAAAAAAGCAAAAGAAGATGATCGTATTAAAGGTATTTTTCTTGATCTTTCTACTGTAAATGTTGGGATGGCTTCAATTGAAGAAATCAGAAATGTATTATTAGATTTTAAATCATCAGAAAAATTTATTATTGCACACGCCGATTATTATTCCCATAAATCATATTATTTGGCAACTGTTGCAGATAATATTTATTTAACACCTGAAGGAAGGATACAATTTTCAGGCTTATCTGCACAAATTATGTTTTTTAAATCAATGCTGGAAAAAATCGGTATTGAGCCGGAAATTATAAGACACGGTAAATTTAAAAGTGCTGTTGAACCTTTTATGTTAGATGAAATTAGTGAAGCAAACAGGGAACAAACATTAAAATATGTCGGTTCTGTTTGGAACACTATTATAAAAGGAATTGAAAAAGAAAGGGAAATATCTGCAGACCAATTGAATTTATATGCTGACAGTTTAATGATATCAAATTCTAAAACAGCAAAAACTCTTAATTTTGTTGATGATCTGAAATTTAAAGACCAAATTTTAGCTGAATTAGAAACATTATCAGGAATTGAAAAAGATGAAGACGAAGAACTTGATCTTGTTGATTTAATGCGATATATGACAGATAATAAAAATTTCAACGATATATTAAATCCTTCAGAAAACAGAATTGCAATTATATATGCAGAGGGTGCAATTGTAAGCGGTTCAGGCGGAGATGATCAAATCGGTTCAGAAACTCTTTCAGAAGCAATAAGAGAAGCAAGAGAAGATGAAAACGTAAAAGCAATTGTTTTAAGAATTAATTCTCCCGGAGGAAGTGCCTTAGCATCTGTAGTAATATGGAGAGAAATAGTTTTAGCAGAAAAGGAAAAACCCGTTATTGTTTCTATGGGAGATGTTGCAGCATCCGGCGGTTATTTTATTGCCTGTGCAGCAGATACTATTGTGTCTCAGCCAAATTCGATTACAGGATCAATCGGAGTTTTTGGATTATTGTTCAATGCTAAAGAATTAATGAATGATATAGGAATAAATATTAATGCTGTAAATACTAATAAATATTCTGATTTTGGAAGCCCGGCACGAAAAATGAGTGATTTTGAAAGAGCTGTAATTCAAAATTCTGTTGAAGAAATTTATCAAAAATTTATTACTAAAGTCAGTGAAGGCAGAGGATTAACTTTAGAAGAGGTTGATGAAATCGGACAAGGAAGAGTTTGGAGCGGAGAAGATGCCTTAGAAATAGGACTTGTTGATATAATGGGCGGTTTGCAAACAGCGGTTGATTTGGCAGCAGAAATGTCCGGTCTTGAAGAATACAGTATTAAAACATATCCCGAAAAAGACAAGCTTACTTTAATAATTGAAAGTATGTTAGGGGATGCAAAATCATTTTTTGTTGAAGAAGAATTGGGAGAGGCATATATTTATTACAAAAGAATGAAAGATGTAACAAAAATACAAGGAATTCAAATGAGAATGCCTTATTATGTTGATATAAAATAA